Genomic window (Gammaproteobacteria bacterium):
AGACGCAGCATGGCGGTGTAGTCGTCGACCGACTCGCCGAGCGGCGGCACCGACTGGTCAAGAACCTGCAGGTAGGGCGTGCGGCCCTCCATGGTGATGTCGTGGCGCTCGTAGTGGTGGGCGATGGGCAGCACGTAGTCGGAATACATCGCGGTGACGCTCATGTCCGGCGTCATGGCGACGATGCAGTCGAGCTTCTCGAAGATGTCGTGGCGCCAGCGGGTGCCCGATGCCCGCCAGTTGGCCGGGTTGTTCCCCGCCATGATCGCCATCTTCCACGGCGTGCGCGAGTAATCGGGCAGCCAGCGGTTGTTGATGGCCTCGCGGTAGTAGCGGTCGAAGTGCTCGGCCAGCTCGCGGCTGTAGGCGCTCTCGTTCAGCGCCTTGCCGTCGCCATGGGCGTAGTCCCACACCGAGATGGCCGCCACCTTCAGGCGCGGGCCGACGCCGTCGAAGACGAACTTCAGCACGCCATCGGATTTCGACAGCTGCGTGACCTGCATGCCGCCGCCCTCGCGGCCGGTGTTGCCGGTCAGCGCGCACATCAGCAGCCAGGCGCGATGCAGCTTGTCGCCGTGCAGCCACTTGCAGGAGCGGTAGCCGGCGAAGATCATCCCGGCGCCGGACCTGGCGAACTTGCGGGCCACGAAGCGCGTCACGTCGGGATGCACGCCGCAGGTTGCCTGGGCCAGTTCCGGCGTGTAGTCGCTGTTGCACAGCAGCCGGGTCAGCTCGAACACGGTGGTGACCTCCACCCGCCGGCCGTCGGCCGTGGTGATGGTCCAGCGGCCCTCCACCGCGGGCCTGAGCGCACCCAGCTTCAGGCTGCCCGCGGGCGGGGTGCCCGGCGGACCCGGCTTCGGCACGATGCCGGTAGCCGGGGCGACGGCCGGCCCGCCCGTGGCCTCGTCCCATATATAGAAGGTGCTGGCCGCACCCTCGCCCTCCACGCCCAGGTCGCTGCCACGGAGGAACTTGCGGGTGTCGGTGCGCACCAGGAAGGGCAGGTCGGTCTGCTCGCGGACGTAATCCCAGTCGATGAGCCGCTCGGCGATGATGGTCTGCACCATGGCCATGGCGAGCGCCGTGTCGGTGCCGGGCTTCGGGCTCAGCCACTTCGAGGAGTGCATGGCCGAGCCGTTGAAGTCCGGGGTGATGGTGATCAGCTCGGTGCCGTTGTAGCGCGCTTCCCAGAAGAAATGCGCGTCGGGGATGCGGGTCACCGCCGGGTTGCACACCCAGACCAGGCAGCACTTCGACTTGAACACCGCCGCCATGCTGTCGCCCGGCAGGTCGTTGCCGAGCGTCATCCAGGCGCCGGCCGGCAGATCGCCCACGCCGGCGAAGGTCTCCGGGCAGATCATGCCGGTGATGTTGCAGAGCCTGAAGAGCGCGGCGAACGACGCCCTCTTCAGGATCATCTGCGTGCCCATGGCGAAGGTGATGGAGCCCGGGCCGGTCTCGGTGGCGTGCTGGATGAACTTCGCGGCGATCTCCGCGGTGGCCTGCTGCCAGCTGATGCGCTGCCACTTGCCCTCGCCGCGCTTGCCCACGCGCTTCATCGGATAAAGCACGCGCTGCTTGCCGTACATGTACTTGGCCTGGCGGATGCCCTTCTGGCAGCCGCGCGGGCCGTAGTCGGGGGTGTCGTCCCCGGAGCGGCCGTACTCGCCCTGCTGCTCCTCGCGCCAGACGATGCCGTTCTTGACGTAGACGTTGAAGGCGCAGTGACCGGTGCAGTTGATGCCGCGGCTGCCGCGCACCACGCGGTCCCAGGTCCACTTCTGCCGCATCAGGTCTTCCCAGCGGGCGTAGGGCCTGGCGAGCTGGGTCGGATCCTGCGCGCCCGCCGGCGCGTACTTCAGCGACAGCCCGAGGGCCATGGCGCCGCCCGAGGCGAGCACCTGCCGGCGATCGGTCAACATGGCGGTCATGCAACGTCCCCTGCGATCAGCGTTCCCGGATATTACAGCAGCCCCGCCTTGACGAGCCGCTCGATGTTCGCCTCCTGGCGGCGACGGAAGCTGTCGCGGTCCGGCGGCTCGATGACCTTGCCGTCGCGAAGCAGGAAGTTGCCCTCGTGGAAGCGGGCCTTCGCGTAGCTGTCGGCGTAGACCTGGAATGGCTGGCGCGACATGACATTCGCCATGGCGGTGCGCCGGCGCGTACGCCGCAACGCGCCGATGTCGATGACGGCGTTGGCGTTGAAGGCCTCGCCGCCCTGCGCCGCCTCGCAGAGGATGTGTCCGTTGTAGTCGATGATGGTGGACATGGCGCTGCAGGTGTGGGCGGGGATCGGGATGTCGTCGATGCTGGCGGTGTTGGCCGCCACCACGAACACCTGGTTCTCGATCGCCCGCGCGCGACGGCAGATTTCCTTGATGGTCGCCTCCGGGCTGCCCGGCTCGCTGGTCGGGTGCAGGATGACCTCGGCGCCGCGCATGGTGAGGCAGCGCGTGATCTCCGGGTAGAGGATCTCCTCCGAAGCGATGGTGCCGAGGTTGCCGATCTCGGTGCGTGCCACCGGGAAGATGCTGTCCGCGCCGTAGATGTCGAGGTACCGGTCCCAGACATCGTGCGGCGTCGGCTCGAAGCAGGAAGTCAGCCGACGGTAGCGCAGGATGACGTTGCCGTTGGGCGCGATGATGAAGCAGGTCTGGAAGTACAGCTCCGGAAACTTCGGATCGATTTCGTAGACGTTGCCGGAGAGGTAGATGTTGTTGGACTGGGCGATCCGGCCGAGCTGCTCGTACTCGGGGCCGTTCTGCTCGAGGCAGGCCCGGTCGCGCCACTCGGCCGGCGACTCCTTCAGCGGGAAGCCGGTGACCGCGTACTCCGGCAACGCCACCAGGCGCACCGGCGCCCCATAGAAGAACTTGAGGAAGCCCGCCGCGGCGCTGGCGTACTCGCCGATCCGCTGGAGGTTCTCGCCGATCCGCGCCCGCGAGGCCTCCCTGCCCTTGCAGCGATTGACACCCTTGACGGAAACCTGAAGCGCGACGGCGCTGTATTCCACCACGGCGGGGTTCTGTTCGGTCATCTTCTGGGTTTCCCTGGCTTGCAGGCCGGACTACGGCGGTGCGCAGTATATAAGAGCCCATGGTGCCGGGCGGCATGGAGCAGGCCAACCTGTCCGCGTGGCAGTTGCGCGCCCCCTGCCTTGTGCCATCCCGGGGCGCCGGGTATTTTCGCGCCCATGCCAGAGGCCGCCCGCAACCCCGCCATTCCCCGCTTCGCCATCGAGCACATGGTGCCGACCCTCAACGGCACCGGATTCATGTTCGAGGTACTGGACGGCTACGCCGAGGAATGGATCCACCATGCCGGCCGTATCGCCGACCCGGTCCTGGAGGTGGGCTGCGCCTACGGGGTGGCGACCCTCGAGGCCCTGGAGGCCGGTGCCCGGGTGGTGGCCTGCGACATGGAACCCCGGCATCTGGCGATCCTCGCCGGGAGGGCCACGCCGTCGATGCGCCAGCGCCTGACCTGCCTCGCGGCGACGCTGCCCGAAGCCGACTTCGGCAGCGAGCGTTTCGGCGCCATCCTCTGCTCCCGGGTGCTGCATTTCCTCGACGGCGCCGGCATCGACAGCGCCGTCGCCACCATGGCCCGCGCGCTCAGGCCCGGCGGCCGGCTCTACCTGGTGGCCGACACGCCCTACGGCATCTGGCGCAACTTCATCCCGGCATTCGAGGCCGCGCGGCGCGCCGGTGCGCGCTGGCCCGGCATGATGACTGGCCTGCACCACTACCTGCCGACCCCGGGCATCCACCGCTACATCGACCGGCCCGCCTTCCTCAACCTGATGGATCCGGAACTGCTGGCGCGCATCTGCGCCGAAGCCGGGCTGCGCGTGAAACGCGCCAGCTTCATCGACCGCGCCGATTTCCGCGGGCTGGGTGCGCTGGACGGCCGCGAGAACGCCGGGGTCCTCGCCATCAAGCCGGAATGATCCGCGCGCATCCGCTGCCGACATAACGACGTAAGCACGACGTCAAATGGCGGGCAACGGCGCGGTTCTTGCCAGAATGCCGTGACGCGTTTCCTCGCCGCGCACGACAACCGGCTTAGAATCAGCGGCGTTCACTGCCAACAACAAGAAAAAGAAGCACACCATGAACGAGGCACCTGGCCAGGTACTCGGTTACCTGGACTACAAGAACAAGACCCGCACGGCCGCCTGGGAAGAACGTCTCTGGCAACAGCACCTCAACGGCGCGCCGGCCGACATTCGTGCC
Coding sequences:
- a CDS encoding molybdopterin-dependent oxidoreductase, whose translation is MTAMLTDRRQVLASGGAMALGLSLKYAPAGAQDPTQLARPYARWEDLMRQKWTWDRVVRGSRGINCTGHCAFNVYVKNGIVWREEQQGEYGRSGDDTPDYGPRGCQKGIRQAKYMYGKQRVLYPMKRVGKRGEGKWQRISWQQATAEIAAKFIQHATETGPGSITFAMGTQMILKRASFAALFRLCNITGMICPETFAGVGDLPAGAWMTLGNDLPGDSMAAVFKSKCCLVWVCNPAVTRIPDAHFFWEARYNGTELITITPDFNGSAMHSSKWLSPKPGTDTALAMAMVQTIIAERLIDWDYVREQTDLPFLVRTDTRKFLRGSDLGVEGEGAASTFYIWDEATGGPAVAPATGIVPKPGPPGTPPAGSLKLGALRPAVEGRWTITTADGRRVEVTTVFELTRLLCNSDYTPELAQATCGVHPDVTRFVARKFARSGAGMIFAGYRSCKWLHGDKLHRAWLLMCALTGNTGREGGGMQVTQLSKSDGVLKFVFDGVGPRLKVAAISVWDYAHGDGKALNESAYSRELAEHFDRYYREAINNRWLPDYSRTPWKMAIMAGNNPANWRASGTRWRHDIFEKLDCIVAMTPDMSVTAMYSDYVLPIAHHYERHDITMEGRTPYLQVLDQSVPPLGESVDDYTAMLRLATAISDQAKARNLPPIKDSFNGQPIEHDYTKLHELMTLGGRIRDNRDIVQFLLDNSFGIPKTSYAELAKKGFVRVNDSSSTQFGPQSPYSYKTLASTRDKVPYETLTRRQQYYMDHDWFLAEGEQLPVHKAPLANPGHSGRLLMGHARHGIHSWCRDDWLMLHLQRGEPDVYVNAEDAREKGVADGDLVRVFNNHGSFVAMAHLSGGLGRGQLFMYHGWDPMMFRNRQNFSAVISTDGLLKPTSLVGGYGHIGYRAPNYVPNLTFHDTTVSFDRYEAPARA
- a CDS encoding nitrilase, giving the protein MTEQNPAVVEYSAVALQVSVKGVNRCKGREASRARIGENLQRIGEYASAAAGFLKFFYGAPVRLVALPEYAVTGFPLKESPAEWRDRACLEQNGPEYEQLGRIAQSNNIYLSGNVYEIDPKFPELYFQTCFIIAPNGNVILRYRRLTSCFEPTPHDVWDRYLDIYGADSIFPVARTEIGNLGTIASEEILYPEITRCLTMRGAEVILHPTSEPGSPEATIKEICRRARAIENQVFVVAANTASIDDIPIPAHTCSAMSTIIDYNGHILCEAAQGGEAFNANAVIDIGALRRTRRRTAMANVMSRQPFQVYADSYAKARFHEGNFLLRDGKVIEPPDRDSFRRRQEANIERLVKAGLL
- a CDS encoding class I SAM-dependent methyltransferase, with the translated sequence MPEAARNPAIPRFAIEHMVPTLNGTGFMFEVLDGYAEEWIHHAGRIADPVLEVGCAYGVATLEALEAGARVVACDMEPRHLAILAGRATPSMRQRLTCLAATLPEADFGSERFGAILCSRVLHFLDGAGIDSAVATMARALRPGGRLYLVADTPYGIWRNFIPAFEAARRAGARWPGMMTGLHHYLPTPGIHRYIDRPAFLNLMDPELLARICAEAGLRVKRASFIDRADFRGLGALDGRENAGVLAIKPE